A stretch of the Aegilops tauschii subsp. strangulata cultivar AL8/78 chromosome 4, Aet v6.0, whole genome shotgun sequence genome encodes the following:
- the LOC109773056 gene encoding glucan endo-1,3-beta-glucosidase 10 translates to MPLRDGCRRQLQRARGLCLAAALCVLALALVSDASPTPVSLLGINYGRVGNNLPPPQAALPLLQGLGIARVRLYDPEPGVLRAFAKTGIELYVGVPDQCLAAVAEPAGATSWLKDSILRYLPDTKIVALTVGNEVLTGNDTALTRNLLPAMESLHGALAAANLDKQIAVTTAHNLGVLGTSYPPSAGAFRKDLLQYLCPILDFHAKTGSPFLVNAYPYFAYSDDPKGIHLDYALLEPSNPGVPDANTGLHYPNLLVAQVDAAYHAISAANSAAARVVEIRISETGWPSAGDANEKAATPESAARYNSNVMRLVAEWKGTPLKPNVPLRVYVFALFNENMKPGPASERNYGLFKPDSTPVYPLTYKPAHGDFTPGGNSTGGDNDYYDISAASREPTGRRWTWAQAAVAGGAAAALMVAA, encoded by the exons ATGCCGCTCCGCGACGGCTGCCGGCGGCAGCTCCAGCGCGCCCGCGGCCTCTGTCTTGCCGCGGCGCTGTGCGTGCTCGCGCTCGCGCTCGTGTCGGACGCCTCGCCGACACCGGTGTCGCTGCTGGGCATCAACTACGGCCGCGTGGGGAACAACCTGCCGCCGCCGCAGGCCGCCCTGCCCCTGCTCCAGGGCCTCGGCATTGCCCGCGTGCGGCTCTACGACCCCGAGCCCGGCGTGCTGCGCGCCTTCGCCAAGACCGGGATCGAGCTCTACGTCGGCGTGCCCGACCAGTGCCTCGCCGCGGTCGCCGAGCCAGCCGGCGCCACGTCCTGGCTCAAGGACAGCATCCTGCGCTACCTGCCCGACACCAAGATCGTCGCGCTCACCGTGGGCAACGAGGTGCTCACGGGCAACGACACCGCGCTCACCCGCAACCTGCTCCCGGCCATGGAGTCCCTCCACGGCGCGCTCGCCGCGGCCAACCTCGACAAGCAGATCGCCGTGACGACCGCGCACAACCTCGGCGTCCTCGGGACGTCCTACCCGCCCTCCGCGGGGGCCTTCCGGAAGGACCTGCTCCAGTACCTCTGCCCCATCCTCGACTTCCACGCCAAGACCGGCTCGCCGTTCCTGGTGAACGCCTACCCCTACTTCGCCTACTCCGACGACCCCAAGGGCATCCACCTGGACTACGCTCTTCTCGAGCCGAGCAACCCCGGCGTCCCGGACGCCAACACCGGGCTGCACTATCCCAACCTCCTCGTGGCGCAGGTCGACGCCGCGTACCACGCCATCTCGGCGGCGAACagcgcggcggcgcgggtggtCGAGATACGGATCTCCGAGACGGGGTGGCCTTCCGCAGGGGACGCGAACGAGAAGGCCGCGACGCCGGAGAGCGCGGCCCGGTACAACAGCAACGTGATGCGGCTGGTGGCGGAGTGGAAGGGCACGCCGCTCAAGCCCAACGTGCCGCTGCGCGTCTACGTGTTCGCGCTGTTCAACGAGAACATGAAGCCCGGGCCGGCGTCCGAGCGCAACTACGGCCTGTTCAAGCCCGACAGCACGCCGGTGTACCCGCTCACGTACAAGCCTGCGCACGGCGACTTCACCCCCGGCGGCAACAGCACCGGCGGAGACAACGACTACTACGACATCTCGGCCGCGTCGCGGGAGCCCACG GGTCGGCGGTGGACATGGGCGCAAGCTGCTGTGGCAGGAGGTGCTGCTGCCGCCCTCATGGTTGCAGCCTGA